A stretch of Aminivibrio pyruvatiphilus DNA encodes these proteins:
- the flgM gene encoding flagellar biosynthesis anti-sigma factor FlgM, with protein MIEKIPGVYGPKAVNKINVKKSLQSASGEGGRDGVEFSSFAVELSKVSAELKKIPDVREDLVEGFRRQIQEGTYAPDLEKVARSLIVAGLLNGEE; from the coding sequence ATGATTGAGAAGATTCCTGGAGTGTACGGACCGAAAGCAGTGAACAAGATCAACGTCAAGAAAAGCCTCCAGTCGGCCTCCGGAGAGGGGGGCAGGGACGGAGTGGAATTCAGTTCCTTCGCAGTGGAACTCTCCAAGGTTTCCGCCGAGCTGAAGAAGATTCCCGACGTCCGCGAAGATCTTGTCGAAGGCTTCAGAAGGCAGATCCAGGAAGGGACCTACGCTCCCGACCTCGAGAAGGTCGCCCGGAGCCTTATCGTCGCCGGCCTGCTGAACGGGGAGGAATAA
- a CDS encoding ComF family protein encodes MSIPEAVLRFGTHLLWPAACPFCGALGVPACVTCLLPLLAPPLPADLGSLTLEAGGIHEGVLRDLVLELKYGRNRPLGVAMGHALGRIFPRPLCDILVPVPLHADSGRGYNQSQALAEGISREWGVPVADGLQWNGLRAAQTSLEEGERRSMPAGAILPRGKQLEGKRAVIVDDVSTTGTTLLRAAEAAALGGGKAVLALAWTIAPKA; translated from the coding sequence TTGAGTATTCCTGAGGCGGTCCTCCGCTTCGGAACCCACCTCCTCTGGCCTGCCGCCTGCCCTTTCTGCGGAGCCCTCGGGGTGCCCGCATGCGTCACCTGCCTTCTGCCCCTTCTGGCGCCGCCCCTTCCGGCGGATCTCGGCTCCCTGACCCTCGAGGCGGGAGGAATCCACGAAGGGGTCCTCCGGGACCTCGTCCTCGAGCTGAAATACGGCCGCAACCGTCCCCTCGGCGTCGCCATGGGCCATGCCCTCGGCAGGATCTTCCCGAGGCCCCTCTGCGATATCCTCGTTCCCGTACCCCTCCATGCCGACAGCGGAAGGGGGTACAACCAGTCCCAGGCCCTCGCCGAGGGAATTTCCCGGGAATGGGGCGTGCCCGTGGCGGACGGGCTGCAGTGGAACGGCCTCCGGGCTGCCCAGACTTCCCTTGAGGAAGGGGAGCGCAGGAGCATGCCCGCCGGAGCCATCCTTCCCCGGGGAAAGCAGCTTGAGGGAAAAAGAGCCGTCATAGTGGACGACGTCTCCACCACGGGAACCACCCTGCTCCGGGCCGCCGAAGCCGCGGCCTTGGGAGGAGGAAAGGCGGTTCTCGCCCTTGCCTGGACCATAGCCCCTAAAGCCTGA